One Zeugodacus cucurbitae isolate PBARC_wt_2022May chromosome 3, idZeuCucr1.2, whole genome shotgun sequence genomic region harbors:
- the LOC105217888 gene encoding E3 ubiquitin-protein ligase lubel isoform X4 produces MATHSNANTLSTKLNRNVLTMPKWVTETHDRIGPKPPPPPSPSTPDSALKVPVLPPKTKNLPEPDYEVIEFSGQQYSNEVLKAGSRSKTPSTPDAKLKCTLCGSHNPWVTCEECAQQIFCASCDDMFHKHPKRRTHVRKAIEQNRPPLPPKILPGQNGPTPPVAPPRRKARGFTPLLPRKEQVNTNTLPIPPSPTPSLRSTSWQDRVSSLKSGLNLMNRPLPDTPKTPNSEHTSSRSVTPKSVFDSIQRPPSVTLEKIKSKASATLDRMTLLQQRYRQHKEESLKGNTDHSGSVTDQNLSFDQWSTISPSPSHFRSGSMSSGINSSHFDLTDDTHFHNMFNQRQMHTSAAHQPRANGQMGTRGMSTSVFNLNHINRRAPEPQNAWMNNPMQQAQSMAHLNCATCVNPQSNAWHAQPQRMPHIHSQGGEWNNQFSSQQQLNRSNLSLNVGAGYMLPHHHGAGGMMAPPPVFMNQTGMMAGMYPYPYNAGMPVMNPGLMGMPPPTRSRATSRAGSRAASPAMSRKSMPVRRKQRTTSYVEDELTDDEDSDQDDRRSIVSNRSGMTNTLRARQRRMSSASQLLDDESETNPRQTRAKLRDARDRRGSIAKSVQSDWLPSRRTTVSQSNSGSRQNEPGFINTLKPTRIYSDLDSESSGTRALVQAKIQEKLDNGTKRSSSKEKVAEAARQKPTKVSTEVQAGGSRTITKTTTATETKTVERHAPTEKAGQNEAAETEEEEEEEEEEEESGSEETESDQEEVVAEEHATVGGTQLEEDNTPQLATTEETNEDDLGPPPSTPDHEWECEFCTYVNEPNVKICLICCKTPCNVPRKTSTTAPPTEPPIIVEQPIRVNESISPERPTVHKERRTSSTERTKDKPKDKVKEKTKDKVNSTTTSTSTSTGTTTTAPKRKTGVTQSIISNLTNGISKLKITSSENESDNSTLAKKKETVEDVWAALDDNIQTTANEIMRKAEKSKQSNKVSTSCGTSPIREVTKTKEVSKLQRNVKETGTSPPPQSISTQTYDTLPIRQREPSVTETVSTGSPGIFYNENTQLHREVPSPLSVFSADTPHYEPRHKEPETELYILLKEAELYKFTPEELHAALKYCGPSVHPVQWLRENWHKLIQTVQSLSTKYGQERVENIIGTVSQGEARDALRQHGGNIWQAVSECIEQRQRKYRDISRKGNYSREDIVTALTIHQGNADLALLDLGRTQLKPFLMRIRGSPAGVENESGANFFGNNSTEHTIQPEIHDFLSANASECYQTPNAAGAAFITDHLTQSPESSTNEFRNNTYDSIYRHSPYSREASSSRYHLDDPAFNNQNMLKDLETLIGNIEQNQAKQSEPMLKTMESLLANSLGKSEMDNENDPEMMRILMKSPITNLHNKRLPTDSNNRTESQLDVKNFVWQHIQEIVPNLVQQVELELMEEDAMETSAIKETPLEPKAAPPEPPPINAEEFILEEVIGPNIKEASIRELVPPEFIYAAEIATFRMEFDRALDREHEDEFEFDSLEDAERSIYKMYPAPEEEKVTVASEGVPENVETETEPDIHTSDSIVEDESLTQVVNELATAIESIKVDQQRTVNETQATTQIENTKTSEATELNVPQPSTVVTEEVAHEAIELHNESKVIAIEETSTTQAVSEYAELPTAITNITPTETQSITTTLLIQNTLIEEVGSNSTEVSSTVVLETPALQKTESPVITNSAETTKLRRNEKMQKRQRKSQVPKNTNDTETKAVIRRNASMDRKERKNASTQQETQNQEIKGERLKNNDGTISSTQTPDSAEDQQADKSHTTNNSEANQPVLSTKERQPRVSRIPVRRSASRLSDDDFETTSSEEELEPLEIRQRKQSVPVFRAYPSVQEPEIVPPEVLVRKFIDEKLVTNIAEAQIAATLVNMRFQQDVSLWAAKECSDLDQAISMLQQECELCMGTYPMNQIVSMLKCTHKCCKQCAKTYFTVQITDRSINDCTCPFCKLPELHGHNEHVDENLEYFSNLDIFLKSILDEEVHELFQRKLRDRTLLQDPNFKWCIQCSSGFFARPKQKRLICPDCGSVTCAHCRKTWEKQHEGISCEQFKEWKEANDPEVQAQGVQEHLATNGIDCPKCKFRYSLARGGCMHFTCTQCKFEFCYGCCKPFMMGAKCTVSSYCAKLGLHAHHPRNCLFYLRDKLPIQLQMLLKQNKIPFDEDPVELPGNHDEDASTSTPKVLRCPIPLQKETPTGLVDTVCNGEVPDRHAGLCRTHYVEYLTAKVAKARIDPLPIFDLTDCVQELRRRDIRLPERGPWDTDEIYKGMCSEVIKKNIPLETT; encoded by the exons ATGGCGACGCATTCGAACGCGAACACGCTCTCAACCAAACTAAATCGTAATGTGTTGACTATGCCAAAATGGGTG ACGGAAACCCATGATCGCATCGGTCCGaaaccaccaccgccaccatcACCATCGACGCCGGATAGTGCGCTTAAAGTGCCTGTATTGCCACCGAAAACGAAAAATCTACCCGAGCCCGATTATGAAGTCATCGAGTTCTCTGGCCAGCAATACTCGAATGAGGTTCTCAAAGCGGGCAGTCGTTCGAAAACGCCAAGTACACCAG aTGCAAAGCTTAAATGCACGCTCTGCGGTTCCCACAATCCCTGGGTCACATGTGAGGAGTGCGCACAGCAAATATTTTGCGCCTCATGTGATGATATGTTTCACAAGCATCCCAAGAGGCGCACGCACGTGCGAAAG GCCATTGAACAGAACCGTCCACCGTTACCGCCGAAAATTTTACCCGGACAAAATGGACCAACACCACCGGTGGCGCCACCAAGACGCAAGGCACGCGGATTTACACCACTTCTGCCGCGCAAGGAACAG GTCAATACGAATACGCTGCCAATACCGCCCTCGCCGACACCCTCATTAAGGAGCACATCCTGGCAGGATCGCGTTAGTTCGCTCAAAAGTGGACTGAATCTGATGAATCGTCCCTTACCCGATACACCGAAGACACCGAACAGCGAACACACCTCGTCACGTTCGGTCACACCGAAATCGGTGTTCGACAGCATACAACGACCGCCATCCGTTACATTGGAGAAGATCAAGAGTAAGGCTAGCGCCACATTGGATCGCATGACATTGCTGCAGCAACGTTATCGTCAACACAAAGAGGAGAGTCTCAAAGGCAACACAGATCACAGCGGTTCTGTAACAGATCAG AACCTCTCATTTGATCAATGGTCAACCATCTCACCGTCGCCATCACATTTTCGCTCAGGCAGCATGTCGTCCGGGATCAATTCATCTCATTTTGACCTCACGGATGATACACATTTTCACAATATGTTTAATCAACGGCAGATGCATACATCCGCGGCACATCAGCCACGCGCCAACGGTCAAATGGGCACACGTGGCATGAGCACGTCCGTCTTCAATTTGAATCACATAAATCGTCGCGCACCAGAGCCGCAGAATGCGTGGATGAACAATCCGATGCAGCAG gCTCAATCCATGGCTCATCTGAATTGCGCAACTTGTGTCAACCCACAAAGTAACGCCTGGCACGCCCAACCACAACGCATGCCACATATTCATTCACAGGGCGGTGAATGGAATAATCAATTTAgctcacaacaacaattgaatcgTTCGAACTTATCACTTAACGTTGGCGCCGGCTATATGCTGCCACATCACCATGGCGCTGGTGGCATGATGGCACCACCACCAGTCTTCATGAACCAAACAGGCATGATGGCGGGCATGTATCCATATCCCTACAATGCGGGTATGCCTGTTATGAATCCAG GTCTCATGGGCATGCCACCGCCTACACGTTCACGCGCCACCTCACGTGCCGGCTCACGCGCCGCTTCGCCAGCGATGAGTCGCAAATCCATGCCGGTGCGACGAAAACAACGCACCACCAGTTATGTTGAGGACGAACTGACCGACGATGAGGACTCCGATCAAGATGATCGCCGCTCGATTGTCTCGAATCGTTCTGGCATGACGAATACGCTACGCGCACGTCAACGACGTATGTCGAGCGCTTCACAGCTGTTGGATGATGAAAGCGAAACAAATCCACGACAAACACGCGCGAAGCTACGTGATGCGCGTGATCGTCGCGGTTCTATTGCTAAATCAGTGCAGAGTGATTGGTTGCCTAGTCGACGAACAACTGTGTCGCAAAGTAACAGCGGCAGTCGACAGAATGAACCGGGTTTTATTAATACACTCAAGCCGACGCGCATTTATTCAGACTTGGACTCCGAGTCATCGGGCACACGTGCATTGGTACAAGCTAAAATAcaagagaaactggataatggTACAAAGCGTAGCAGTTCCAAGGAGAAAGTAGCGGAGGCTGCGCGTCAAAAACCGACTAAAGTTTCTACAGAAGTGCAAGCAGGCGGTAGTCGAACAATTACTAAAACGACCACAGCAACTGAAACAAAAACTGTCGAAAGACATGCCCCCACCGAAAAAGCTGGCCAAAATGAAGCCGCAGAGACtgaagaagaagaggaggaggaagaagaagaagaggagagCGGTAGTGAAGAGACTGAAAGTGATCAGGAAGAAGTGGTTGCGGAAGAACACGCTACTGTGGGTGGCACGCAGCTAGAGGAGGATAATACGCCACAACTTGCGACTACCGAGGAAACTAACGAGGATGACTTAGGTCCACCACCCTCGACACCAGATCATGAATGGGAGTGTGAATTCTGCACATATGTTAACGAACCGAATGTGAAAATCTGCTTGATCTGCTGTAAAACACCTTGCAATGTGCCGCGCAAAACCTCAACTACAGCGCCACCCACAGAGCCACCGATAATTGTAGAACAACCAATAAGAGTTAACGAATCGATTAGTCCCGAAAGACCTACCGTACACAAAGAGAGGCGAACCAGTAGCACAGAACGAACGAAAGACAAACCGAAAGACAAAgttaaagagaaaacaaaagacAAAGTAAACAGTACAACCACCAGCACCAGCACATCAACGGGAACGACAACAACCGCGCCAAAACGAAAAACTGGCGTCACACAAAGCATCATAAGTAATCTGACGAATGGCATATCCAAGCTAAAGATCACTTCATCCGAGAATGAATCGGATAACTCAACGCTGGCGAAGAAGAAAG AAACCGTTGAAGATGTTTGGGCTGCCTTAGATGATAACATACAGACTACAGCTAATGAGATAATGCGTAAAGCTGAAAAGTCTAAGCAAAGCAACAAAGTCTCCACTAGTTGCGGCACTTCACCCATACGGGAAGTGACGAAAACTAAGGAAGTTTCAAAGCTACAGCGTAATGTCAAAGAAACCGGCACTTCACCACCGCCGCAAAGTATTTCGACTCAA ACCTACGATACACTACCTATAAGACAACGTGAACCAAGTGTAACCGAAACTGTGTCCACAGGAAGTCCCGGTATTTTTTACAACGAAAATACACAG cTACATCGTGAAGTTCCCTCACCACTGAGTGTTTTCTCAGCAGACACACCGCACTACGAGCCAAGACACAAAGAACCCGAAACTGAGCTCTATATTTTATTGAAG GAAGCCGAGCTCTATAAATTCACACCCGAGGAATTGCATGCGGCGCTCAAGTACTGCGGTCCTTCAGTACACCCAGTACAGTGGTTACGTGAAAACTGGCATAAACTCATACAGACAGTGCAAAGTTTGTCGACAAAATATGGGCAAGAACGTGTAGAGAATATTATTGGGACAGTATCACAGGGTGAGGCAAGAGATGCGCTACGTCAACATGGTGGCAACATATGGCAAGCGGTATCGGAATGTATCGAACAGCGTCAACGGAAATACCGTGACATCTCACGTAAAGGAAATTACTCACGTGAAGATATCGTGACTGCGCTGACTATACATCAAGGTAATGCGGATCTGGCGCTTTTGGACTTGGGACGCACACAGTTGAAGCCATTCTTAATGCGTATACGTGGCTCGCCAGCCGGTGTTGAGAATGAGAGTGGTGcaaatttttttggcaacaaCTCAACGGAGCACACAATACAACCAG AAATTCATGATTTCCTCAGCGCAAACGCTTCGGAATGCTATCAAACACCAAATGCAGCTGGTGCCGCTTTCATAACCGATCATCTCACGCAGTCACCCGAATCATCTACTAACGAATTTCGTAATAACACGTACGATAGCATTTACCGTCATAGTCCTTATAGTAGAGAGGCATCATCAAGCAGATATCATCTAGATGATCCCGCATTTAATAATCAAAACATGCTAAAAGATCTCGAAACCCTTATTGGTAATATCGAACAAAATCAAGCGAAGCAAAGTGAACCGATGCTCAAAACAATGGAATCGTTGTTGGCCAATAGTTTAGGAAAGAGTGAAATGGATAATGAGAATGATCCCGAAATGATGCGTATACTAATGAAAAGTCCAATAACTAATTTGCATAACAAGCGTTTGCCTACCGATTCAAACAACAGAACTGAAAGTCAATTGGATGTGAAGAATTTTGTTTGGCAGCATATACAAGAAATTGTACCGAACTTGGTGCAACAAGTGGAGTTGGAGCTCATGGAAGAGGATGCAATGGAAACCAGTGCAATTAAGGAAACACCATTAGAGCCAAAGGCAGCACCACCAGAGCCGCCACCAATCAATGCTGAAGAGTTTATATTGGAGGAAGTGATTGGACCCAATATAAAAGAGGCATCCATACGTGAGTTGGTGCCGCCTGAGTTCATATATGCGGCCGAAATTGCAACGTTCCGTATGGAATTCGATCGTGCGTTGGATAGAGAACATGAGGATGAATTCGAGTTCGACAGCTTAGAGGATGCGGAAAgaagtatatataaaatgtatccaGCACCAGAGGAAGAAAAGGTAACTGTCGCAAGTGAAGGTGTACCAGAAAATGTTGAGACAGAAACAGAGCCCGACATACACACTTCGGACAGCATAGTAGAAGATGAGAGTCTTACGCAGGTAGTAAATGAATTAGCAACAGCTATCGAAAGTATAAAAGTAGATCAGCAAAGAACGGTAAATGAGACACAAGCAACAACTCAAATTGAAAACACGAAAACCAGTGAAGCAACAGAACTTAATGTTCCTCAACCCAGTACAGTTGTAACTGAAGAAGTAGCTCATGAAGCCATTGAGTTACACAATGAATCCAAAGTTATAGCAATCGAAGAAACTTCCACAACTCAAGCGGTCAGCGAATACGCTGAGTTACCAACGGCGATCACAAATATTACCCCAACCGAAACGCAGTCTATAACAACCACGTTATTAATACAAAACACGCTTATAGAAGAAGTCGGCAGCAATAGTACCGAAGTATCTTCTACTGTCGTATTAGAGACACCTGCGCTTCAAAAAACCGAATCACCAGTTATCACAAACTCTGCTGAAACTACAAAACttagaagaaatgaaaaaatgcaGAAACGTCAAAGAAAGAGTCAAGTACCAAAGAATACTAATGACACTGAAACGAAAGCAGTAATTCGAAGAAATGCTAGTATGGACCGAAAGGAAAGAAAAAACGCAAGTACGCAGCAAGAAACTCaaaaccaagaaataaaaggtGAGAGATTAAAAAATAACGACGGAACTATTTCCTCCACTCAAACTCCTGATTCAGCTGAAGATCAACAGGCAGATAAATCACATACCACTAATAACAGTGAAGCAAACCAGCCGGTTTTAAGCACCAAAGAACGTCAACCGAGGGTGTCGAGAATTCCTGTACGTCGTAGCGCAAGTCGGCTTTCTG ATGATGACTTTGAGACGACGTCAAGCGAAGAGGAACTCGAACCGCTGGAGATACGCCAACGTAAGCAGAGTGTGCCCGTTTTTCGTGCGTATCCCAGCGTACAGGAACCAGAAATTGTGCCGCCAGAG GTGCTCGTGCGTAAATTCATCGACGAGAAACTTGTGACAAATATCGCTGAAGCGCAAATAGCAGCCACTTTGGTCAACATGAGATTCCAACAAGATGTTTCACTATGGGCAGCCAAGGAATGTAGCGATCTGGATCAAGCCATCTCTATGCTGCAGCAAGAGTGTGAACTCTGCATGGGCACATATCCGATGAATCAAATTGTCTCGATGCTCAAGTGTACACATAAATGTTGCAAGCAATGCGCCAAAACTTATTTCACAGTGCAG ATTACCGATCGCAGCATCAATGACTGCACTTGCCCATTCTGTAAGCTGCCCGAATTACATGGTCACAATGAGCATGTGGATGAAAATTTAGAGTACTTCTCGAATTTGGATATATTTCTGAAGAGCATTTTGGATGAAGAAGTGCATGAGTTGTTCCAGCGGAAACTGCGGGATCGCACACTGTTGCAAGATCCGAATTTCAAGTGGTGCATACAGTGCTCATCGGGTTTCTTCGCGCGACCCAAACAGAAGCGACTCATTTGCCCAGATTGTGGGTCCGTGACGTGTGCGCACTGTAGAAAGACG TGGGAAAAGCAACACGAGGGTATTTCGTGCGAACAATTTAAAGAATGGAAGGAAGCTAACGATCCGGAAGTGCAGGCACAAGGTGTTCAAGAGCATTTGGCAACAAATGGCATTGATTGTCCGAAGTGTAAATTCAGATACTCGCTAGCCAG AGGTGGCTGCATGCATTTCACCTGCACCCAGTGCAAATTTGAGTTCTGCTATGGTTGTTGCAAACCATTTATGATGGGCGCCAAGTGCACAGTATCCTCATATTGCGCCAAATTGGGTTTGCATGCACATCATCCGCGGAATTGTCTTTTCTATTTGCGCGATAAATTACCCATACAGCTGCAAATGTTactcaaacaaaataaaataccatTCGATGAAGATCCTGTAGAGTTGCCTGGCAATCACGACGAGGATGCTTCAACGTCTACACCGAAAGTGCTGCGTTGTCCAATACCATTGCAGAAAGAGACTCCGACCGGTTTGGTAGACACTGTATGTAATGGCGAAGTGCCAGATAGACATGCTGGATTGTGTCG CACACATTACGTCGAGTATTTGACCGCTAAAGTGGCTAAAGCGCGCATTGATCCACTGCCCATATTCGATCTAACCGATTGTGTGCAAGAGTTACGACGACGAGATATACGACTGCCCGAACGTGGTCCATGGGATACAGATGAGATATATAAGGGAATGTGTTCTGAG gttataaagaaaaatattccgcTGGAAACGACATGA